The DNA sequence ATCCTCAAAAGAACATTAAAAAAGCAGTTAACGGTGTTATCTGGCGTATTTTAATCTTCTACATCGGTGCTATCTTTGTTATCGTAACAGTTTATCCTTGGGATGAATTAGGCAACATCGGAAGCCCGTTCGTAGCAACATTTGCGAAAGTCGGTATTACAATTGCAGCTGGTTTAATCAACTTCGTAGTATTAACAGCAGCAATGTCTGGATGTAACTCAGGTATCTTCAGTGCCAGCCGTATGATCTATACATTAGCACAACACAAACAATTACCTAAGTTCTTCTTGAAAGTTATGAAAAACGGTGTACCTTTATACACTGTACTTGCGATTTCACTTGGTATCTTTATCGGTGTTATCTTAAACGTAGTTTTACCTTTATTCATTAAAGGTGCAGACAGCATTTTCGTATATGTATATAGTGCATCGATTTTACCAGGTATGATTCCATGGTTCATGATCTTAATCAGTCACATCCGCTTCAGAAAGCTTCACCCTGAACAAGTGCAAGGCCATTCTTTCACTATGCCGGGCGGCGCACCTGCAAGCTATGTAACGATCGCATTCTTAATCATGGTATTAATCGGTATGTTATTCAATAAAGAAACAGTTATCTCTGTTGTTATCGGATTTATCTTCTTAGGCTTTATGACAGCATTCTACTTCATCAGAGGCTATCATAAATTACCATATAAAGATCAACATTTAGAATAATGACAAAATGAAAAGAGTTGGGCGCAAGCTCAACTCTTTTTTAATGCTCAAATTTAATTTTAGATAAATGCTTCTTGTAGTTATTTAAAGCCATTTTAGATTGGGTAATCGTATCAAGCGAATTAGAAAAGTCCATAGATAAATAACGATAATACAAGACATTAATCGTAAAGAGCTGTGCAACGAGAGATGTCGTCGCAGCCATACGAAACTCGCTTTCCTCCGACTCGCTGTAGAGCAGATTAATATCGCTGTAGCATGCTATCGGATTATCTGCATTGCCCATCAATGTAATGAGGAATAAATGATAATCAGATGCTACACGAACAATGGCTTCCAGTTCATTGTGTTCACCGCTGTTGGATATTACAAATAAAGTATCTCTGGCATCATGTGTTGCGATTAAACTGATTAAAGTATGTACACTCTCGATACACTGTGCATTCAATCCGACTTTAGACAGCTTTTGTGTCAAATCCAAAGCAGAAATATAAGATGCGCCGAAACCGAATAAAAAGATAGTGCGAGAATTTTTCAGTCTTTCGCAGACATGTTCGATTTGTTGTTCATCGACATCATTAGACGCATTGCATAGTGTTTGCGTGGTACGCGAAAGCATTTTGCGTTTAATCGAGTCGATGGATTCATTCGGCTGCAGTTCTAATGGCTTTGGCTGCGTACGTTGAGACAAGTACTTCGCAACTTCAGTTTTTAAAGCTTGAAATCCGCCTTCTGTAATTTTATAGCCGAAGCGGACAACAGAAGAAGGGCTGGTATTGGTGCTGTCAGCTAAATCCGAAGTGGTCATATTGATGACCTGGTGCGGCCGTTGTAAAATAAAATCCGCAATTTTCCTCTCGCTTTTAGTGAGTGTGCTGTATTTTGTTTCAAGTGTAAATAATATATTTGTCATCATAACCACCTGCTTCTTGATCTATTTTAAGATGATAGATAGCGGTAAACAATTTCCCTTAATTGTTTCAGCAAACTGAATTGAAAATCAGATAGCCTCCCAGATATCTGCTAACCGTAACAATGGTTTTAAGTTTACTATATGACACGCACTAAAACAATTGAGGATTTAATTAACTATTACTACAATACCAATATTATTAATGTTTAAACAGTTTACTAATAAAAATAAACAATCTATCAAAATATTAGTGTTCTTGATGATGAAACAAGTGAAGAACCTCATGGATTTGAGCTTCAAACGTATCGATTAAAGTATAATAGTTGCCGGTAGTGAGCGGCAGCAATGGTTGATGTATGAGTTTTGAAAGCAAGTCGCAATAACGTACAACGAGAAATGAGGGGTGTGTCTCTATTAAAGCTACAGCTTCATGATGTGCGTGTGCTACCCATGTTTGAATGGACGCACGATGCTTTTCAACTTGTTTGGGCCGGTTGAGCAATAAAGCGTGGCGATAGTTTCTGCTTAAGGATAAACCGAATACGAGTTGTTCATACAGCTGTGCTTCTATTGAAGGTGTTGTCATAAGAATAGGCTCCTTTAAAGAAAATGATTTGTGATTTTAAACCGAATAACATAAGATAAATGCATGAGAAAATAATTTTGTGTTAAGAGGAGAGCATTATGGAATTAAGAAATCATAAACCGGCATGGCGTGACTTAACGTTAATCCCGATAGGTATTGTACTGATCTTTATTTTTACATTTATACAGACATTGATCGCAGCTAATTTTAATGTAGCGTTGACAGAATCAACATTGATACCCATTTCAGCAATCGGACAAATCAATACATATATAGCGTTATTAATCATTTACTACTACTTCCATTACAGTGAAATGCCGCTGAGGTTCTCTTTAGGATGGCAATATGTGAAGCGGCACTGGCTGTTTCTATTGATTATGCTGGTTATCGCGATGGGCGCAGAAACACTTTACAATCATTTGATGACTTTATTGCCGGAAGGCTTCGGCTATACTGAGACACAAAATGAAAAAGAGTTAGATGCATTGTTTCATAATCCTGCTTTCTTGCCGTTCACCTTTATCTTTGTCGTGATACTCGGTCCTGTCGTTGAAGAATTGTTCTTCAGAACGATTTTAATCGGAGAGTTAGGCAAGAAATTCAATTATATTGTCATGGGCATTATCTCAGTGATTGGTTTTACATTGATGCATGTGACAGGTGCCAATTCACCGTTAGAATTCGGTTCCTACTTAATTATTGCATTGGTCATTGTGTATGTATATTTCAAATCCGGTAAAAATACTGCATCCACAATAGCGATTCATATGGCTAACAACTTAGTATCCTTTATTATGTCGCTATTTTTCTTATAAGCCGCAAAAATAAACTCCAACTGATGGTTTGTGCCATTAGTTGGAGTTTAAAAATTGCTGATAATTATAAATGGTAATGTCATGTGTTTTGACAGTTTTATGGAATGAATAAGAAATATCATGAATCGCATCAATTGCGATTTCTTTTGTATGTCCGTGCCCGATATCAAACGTTACGACACGCCACTCGGCATGGCGGCAGACTAAGCCGATAAAGATGACATTTTCAGTGAAGGTTTGCTGATTCATTTCATATTCAACCAGCATGACATTGCGTTCGGCACAATAAATTAATAAGTCCGAAAATGTTTGAGGAAGTGTCGGATTTGGATTAGATTCGAATTTAATGTAGCGATCCATACGTTTTAGGATACGTCTTATATGTGTGGCAGGTTGGTTTAAACATTTCTTGATAAGCTGTTCGATTTCCTTTTTATATGGGAGTTGAGAATAAGATTGGCTTTCATTCAATGTCATAAACAGTGCCAGCATTTGATCTTCGGTCAATTCAAGGGTAATAGGGGCATGACTTTGCTGGATACGATAGCCGCCGAGCATGCCTTGTTTTGCGATAATCTGTACCCCTTGCTGTTCTAAATCTTGAATATCGCGCAAGATAGTACGCTTAGAAACTTTAAGTGTTTTCGCGAGCTGAGATGCAGTAAGCTGATCATTCGTTTCAATTGCTTGTACAAGTTTATTTTGACGTTCTATTTTGTTCAATCATGCCACCTCCGAAACATTACATATTACAATCATTATAGCATATGTATTTAATTTTGATATTTATAAACGGTGCTTTTGAAAAAAAGATAAAAAATTCTCGAATTTTTTCAAGTAAACGCTTACATTTTCAAAAGTTATGTGCTACACTATCATTAGTAACTAGGAGATAGCACTTAGTGAACAAAGGGGTAATGATAAATCATAGTCGTGTGATTTATTAGAACGTGCAAATCACTAGTTAATTAACATCTTCAATATTATTACTTACTTTCCTTTCTATGC is a window from the Staphylococcus sp. IVB6181 genome containing:
- a CDS encoding MurR/RpiR family transcriptional regulator, translated to MTNILFTLETKYSTLTKSERKIADFILQRPHQVINMTTSDLADSTNTSPSSVVRFGYKITEGGFQALKTEVAKYLSQRTQPKPLELQPNESIDSIKRKMLSRTTQTLCNASNDVDEQQIEHVCERLKNSRTIFLFGFGASYISALDLTQKLSKVGLNAQCIESVHTLISLIATHDARDTLFVISNSGEHNELEAIVRVASDYHLFLITLMGNADNPIACYSDINLLYSESEESEFRMAATTSLVAQLFTINVLYYRYLSMDFSNSLDTITQSKMALNNYKKHLSKIKFEH
- a CDS encoding amino acid permease; the protein is MEETQLHRGLSSRQIQMIALGGTIGVGLFMGATSTIKWTGPSVIFAYLIVGLFLFLVMRAMGEMVYLHPTTGSFANFASDYIHPVAGYLTAWSNIFQWVVVGMSEVIAVGEYMRYWFPELPDWIPGVIVIVLLASANLVSVKAFGEFEFWFAMIKIVTIVLMIITGFGLIFFGLGNGGNAIGLSNLWEHGGFFPNGWLGFFFALSIVVGSYQGVELIGITAGETKNPQKNIKKAVNGVIWRILIFYIGAIFVIVTVYPWDELGNIGSPFVATFAKVGITIAAGLINFVVLTAAMSGCNSGIFSASRMIYTLAQHKQLPKFFLKVMKNGVPLYTVLAISLGIFIGVILNVVLPLFIKGADSIFVYVYSASILPGMIPWFMILISHIRFRKLHPEQVQGHSFTMPGGAPASYVTIAFLIMVLIGMLFNKETVISVVIGFIFLGFMTAFYFIRGYHKLPYKDQHLE
- a CDS encoding CPBP family intramembrane glutamic endopeptidase — its product is MELRNHKPAWRDLTLIPIGIVLIFIFTFIQTLIAANFNVALTESTLIPISAIGQINTYIALLIIYYYFHYSEMPLRFSLGWQYVKRHWLFLLIMLVIAMGAETLYNHLMTLLPEGFGYTETQNEKELDALFHNPAFLPFTFIFVVILGPVVEELFFRTILIGELGKKFNYIVMGIISVIGFTLMHVTGANSPLEFGSYLIIALVIVYVYFKSGKNTASTIAIHMANNLVSFIMSLFFL
- a CDS encoding YafY family protein, whose product is MNKIERQNKLVQAIETNDQLTASQLAKTLKVSKRTILRDIQDLEQQGVQIIAKQGMLGGYRIQQSHAPITLELTEDQMLALFMTLNESQSYSQLPYKKEIEQLIKKCLNQPATHIRRILKRMDRYIKFESNPNPTLPQTFSDLLIYCAERNVMLVEYEMNQQTFTENVIFIGLVCRHAEWRVVTFDIGHGHTKEIAIDAIHDISYSFHKTVKTHDITIYNYQQFLNSN